The Candidatus Omnitrophota bacterium genome has a segment encoding these proteins:
- the topA gene encoding type I DNA topoisomerase, producing the protein MAKNLVIVESPAKAKTINKFLGKDFLVVSSMGHIIDLPKSKLGVDVENNFKAEYIVISDRKKNLSALKKEAKDKKAIYLAADPDREGEAISWHIGNALKDKEKKFYRVTFDEITKDAVVNAFKHPRDIDMNLVNSQQARRILDRIVGYTLSPLLWKKVSRGLSAGRVQSVAVRLIVEREDEIKLFKPQEYWDIEADLKRRADSEKDRFRAKLDKYRGKAIEICRKEDAERAVETLKREVYVVSDIRETKKKKNPYPPFTTSKLQQEAFNKLRFSGARTMQIAQSLYEGVEIGKEGSVGLITYMRTDSVRISKEAQKAAKDYILEKFGKRYYPEVPNVYKSKKSAQEAHEAIRPTVPLIDPNTVKHVLSPDQMKLYQLIWNRFLASQMTPSLLSQTTVDIKAGEYLFKASATKVLFDGYAAVYEVEAEEKDDKSKLPILSVDEPLDLVELIPSQHFTKPPPRYSDGTLVKALEELGIGRPSTYAPIIQTIVSRDYVRRDSGYFRPTELGTIVTRLLMEHFPKVLDVEFTARLEDELDGIEEGEADWLIVLKSFYSPFIHSVEAAKINMKDMKKELTETDQVCEQCGRPMVIKWGRRGKFLSCSGYPECKNAKSITTGVKCPNEGCAGELIERRSVRGMFYGCTKYPACKYTSRKLPEKEPSA; encoded by the coding sequence ATGGCAAAGAACCTTGTTATAGTGGAGTCGCCGGCGAAGGCGAAGACGATAAATAAATTCCTTGGAAAAGATTTCCTGGTCGTCTCCAGCATGGGGCATATAATAGACCTTCCCAAGTCGAAGCTGGGAGTAGACGTCGAGAACAATTTCAAGGCGGAATATATAGTGATATCCGACAGGAAGAAGAACCTGTCGGCGCTTAAGAAAGAGGCGAAGGATAAGAAGGCCATATACCTTGCTGCCGATCCTGACAGGGAAGGCGAGGCGATAAGCTGGCATATAGGTAATGCCCTGAAGGATAAGGAGAAGAAGTTCTATCGCGTGACGTTCGACGAGATAACGAAGGACGCGGTGGTCAACGCGTTCAAGCACCCGCGGGACATCGACATGAACCTTGTGAACTCCCAGCAGGCCCGCCGCATACTTGACAGGATAGTCGGATATACTCTGAGCCCGCTCCTCTGGAAGAAGGTCTCCAGGGGCCTTAGCGCGGGGCGGGTCCAATCTGTCGCCGTCCGCCTTATCGTCGAGCGCGAGGATGAGATAAAGCTCTTCAAGCCGCAGGAATACTGGGATATAGAGGCGGACCTTAAGAGGAGGGCCGATTCCGAAAAGGACAGATTCAGGGCAAAACTCGATAAGTACAGGGGCAAGGCGATAGAGATATGCCGTAAGGAAGACGCCGAACGCGCCGTAGAGACACTGAAGCGTGAAGTATATGTCGTCTCCGATATCCGGGAGACGAAGAAGAAGAAGAACCCGTATCCGCCGTTCACGACCAGTAAATTGCAGCAGGAGGCGTTCAATAAATTGAGGTTCTCCGGCGCCAGGACGATGCAGATAGCCCAGTCGCTCTACGAGGGAGTGGAGATAGGGAAAGAGGGAAGCGTCGGTCTCATAACCTACATGAGGACAGATTCCGTAAGGATATCGAAAGAGGCCCAGAAGGCGGCCAAGGATTATATACTGGAAAAATTCGGCAAGAGATATTATCCGGAAGTGCCGAATGTTTACAAGTCGAAGAAGTCGGCCCAGGAGGCGCACGAGGCCATAAGGCCGACCGTGCCTCTGATAGATCCGAACACCGTGAAGCACGTCCTCTCTCCCGACCAGATGAAGCTTTACCAGCTCATATGGAACAGGTTCCTCGCAAGTCAGATGACCCCGTCGCTCCTCTCCCAGACCACGGTCGACATAAAGGCGGGCGAGTATCTCTTCAAGGCGAGCGCGACGAAGGTCCTCTTTGACGGTTATGCCGCTGTCTATGAGGTCGAGGCGGAGGAGAAGGACGACAAGAGCAAACTGCCGATACTGTCGGTGGACGAGCCGCTCGACCTGGTAGAGCTCATACCCAGCCAGCATTTTACGAAGCCGCCCCCGCGCTATTCGGACGGCACGCTGGTGAAGGCGCTGGAAGAGCTCGGCATAGGAAGGCCGTCGACGTACGCCCCCATAATACAGACGATAGTCTCCAGGGATTACGTGAGGCGCGACTCCGGGTACTTCAGGCCTACGGAGCTCGGCACTATCGTTACGCGCCTTCTCATGGAACATTTCCCGAAGGTGCTCGATGTGGAGTTTACGGCGCGCCTTGAAGATGAGCTGGACGGCATCGAGGAAGGTGAGGCCGATTGGCTGATCGTGCTCAAGAGCTTCTACTCGCCTTTTATACATTCCGTCGAAGCGGCGAAGATCAACATGAAGGATATGAAGAAGGAGCTCACCGAGACGGACCAGGTATGCGAGCAGTGCGGCCGGCCGATGGTCATAAAATGGGGCAGGCGGGGAAAATTCTTGAGCTGTTCGGGATACCCGGAATGCAAGAACGCCAAGTCGATCACCACCGGCGTGAAATGCCCGAATGAGGGTTGCGCAGGTGAGCTTATAGAGAGGCGTTCCGTGCGCGGCATGTTCTACGGGTGCACCAAATACCCGGCCTGTAAATACACCTCGAGAAAACTTCCCGAAAAAGAACCGTCTGCATGA
- the dprA gene encoding DNA-processing protein DprA: MTIKKIRITDPEYPENLKNIYDPPKVLYVNGTLLPEDKLAVALVGSRRASPYGIETCEKLAYELAVRGVTVVSGMARGIDSAAHRGALMAGGRTVAVMGSGHDNIYPPENEELYGRIAGHGAVVTEFEDDVAPLPGNFPQRNRIISGLSLGVVVVEAARNSGALITANFALEQGRDVFAVPGKISSRTSAGANELIKDGARMAVSVDDIMEELSVPDLKTLSGEAGPEKGGAIARMTKAYLYNSLTDDERKIYRVLSDEPLYIDDIIAKARLVAPRASKALLGLQLKRMVKELPGKQFVKKGD; encoded by the coding sequence ATGACAATTAAGAAGATTCGAATTACAGACCCGGAGTATCCCGAGAACCTTAAGAATATTTATGATCCACCGAAGGTCCTCTACGTGAACGGGACGCTTCTACCGGAGGATAAACTGGCGGTGGCCCTTGTCGGTTCGCGGAGGGCGTCCCCGTACGGCATCGAGACGTGCGAAAAGCTTGCGTATGAACTGGCGGTCCGGGGAGTGACCGTAGTGAGCGGTATGGCGCGCGGGATAGATTCTGCCGCCCATAGAGGCGCTCTTATGGCCGGAGGGCGTACCGTTGCCGTAATGGGGAGCGGCCATGACAACATCTATCCCCCGGAGAACGAGGAACTTTACGGCCGGATCGCGGGGCATGGCGCTGTCGTGACGGAGTTCGAGGATGACGTAGCGCCGCTCCCGGGCAACTTTCCGCAGCGTAACCGCATAATAAGCGGCCTGTCGCTCGGTGTCGTGGTGGTAGAGGCGGCGCGCAACTCCGGCGCCCTCATAACCGCGAACTTCGCGCTGGAACAGGGGCGGGACGTTTTCGCCGTTCCGGGCAAGATCTCGTCGCGTACGAGCGCGGGCGCGAACGAACTTATAAAAGACGGCGCCAGGATGGCGGTCTCCGTAGACGATATCATGGAAGAGCTTTCTGTGCCTGATCTTAAAACGCTTTCCGGCGAGGCGGGACCGGAAAAGGGCGGGGCGATAGCCAGGATGACGAAGGCATATCTTTATAATTCTCTGACGGACGATGAAAGGAAGATATACAGGGTCCTGTCGGACGAACCGCTCTACATAGATGATATAATCGCAAAAGCGCGCCTGGTAGCGCCCAGGGCGTCGAAGGCGCTCCTGGGGCTTCAGTTGAAACGCATGGTCAAAGAGCTGCCCGGGAAACAATTCGTAAAAAAGGGAGATTAA
- the xerC gene encoding tyrosine recombinase XerC, with the protein MIQRHIEKFINYLKVEKNASRHTIINYTIDLNSFSSFLGEKEITDITHLDLRRFLAEMRAKSYSKTTIARKLASLRSLFRFLYREGYIKTNPITSISTPKLDKKLPTFLDVDKMARLIEAPDVSHISGLRDRAILETLYSTGMRVSELVGLDTDDVDFISGVAKVLGKGSKERLVPIGEMATGAIRRYAAKKAEAKVKDKDAVFLNKSGRRLTDRSVRRIVNKYIRACSIAESISPHSLRHSFATHLLDRGADLRSVQELLGHMNLSTTQIYTHVTTERLKAVYDKAHPRA; encoded by the coding sequence ATGATACAACGGCACATCGAAAAATTCATAAATTATCTGAAGGTCGAAAAGAACGCCTCGCGCCATACGATAATAAATTATACCATAGACCTTAATTCTTTCTCTTCCTTCCTGGGTGAAAAAGAGATCACGGATATAACCCACCTGGACCTGCGCAGGTTCCTGGCGGAGATGCGGGCAAAGAGCTATTCAAAGACGACCATAGCCAGGAAGCTCGCCTCGCTGAGGAGCCTCTTCAGGTTCCTGTACAGGGAAGGGTACATAAAGACCAACCCCATAACGTCGATATCTACCCCGAAGCTGGACAAGAAACTGCCGACATTCCTGGATGTCGATAAGATGGCCAGGCTTATCGAGGCGCCGGATGTGAGCCATATCTCAGGGTTGAGGGACAGGGCGATCCTGGAGACGCTGTACTCTACAGGCATGCGTGTGAGCGAGCTTGTCGGGCTGGATACCGATGATGTAGATTTTATAAGCGGGGTAGCGAAGGTCCTGGGTAAAGGGTCGAAAGAGCGGCTGGTACCGATCGGGGAGATGGCGACAGGGGCCATCAGGCGATATGCGGCAAAAAAGGCGGAAGCAAAGGTAAAGGATAAGGATGCCGTCTTCCTCAATAAATCGGGCAGGCGCCTGACGGATAGAAGCGTCCGGCGTATAGTGAACAAGTACATCCGCGCGTGCAGTATCGCGGAGTCGATATCGCCGCACTCGCTGCGCCACTCATTCGCGACGCATCTTCTTGACCGCGGCGCGGACCTGCGCAGTGTCCAGGAGCTATTGGGCCACATGAACCTGTCGACGACACAGATATACACGCACGTTACGACGGAGCGCCTCAAGGCGGTATACGACAAGGCGCATCCGAGAGCGTAA